A region of the Arenibacter antarcticus genome:
TTTATCGTTTCCTTGTTAAGGATAAGCTTTCTTAAGAAAGGTCCAACAGTTCCCCTTTTCCGATAATCAAGATTATAGGACTGCAGAATGGTCTTTATCTTTTCCAATTCTGTACCATTAAAATAGAGCGTTATGGCATGCTCCCTTTTCTTGCTCCCCAAACGTTTTCTCCCGATTTTATTGATTGCCATTTTCTGCCTCGATTTATATCATCTTCCTGCCGCCTAAAGCAGGGTTTTCACTTCGTAAGAAGTAGGCGTTTTAAGATGTTTAAAACATAACTTGCTATCCGTCAAAAACGGATAATTATATATAAATATAGCAATTCACAATTGAATATAACAAACTAATAATCAGTATTTTAACTCATTAAACCATATCAAACCACATGCTATCAAATGGGTACAAATAAACAACCCATCTGGTCTAATATTAAAATAATATCGATCAAATAAATCATAGAAATAATCTGTTTTTTTATAGGAAGGGAGAAGAAAGCTCAAGCGGCCTTTTTGCCGTTTGTGCTTTTGCGCGGTCCCGAGGAGGTCGAGGAAAACAGGAGCGGAAAGACATCCCGAGTGGACCGGCGAAGCATGTCCGCATGGGAGGGATTGGAGCGAAAGGTTTGCTTGACTTCCGCAGGGATTTGGAATTATACCGAAACTACCATTCTACTAAATCCCATCCATTCAGAAACTGAATAACGGAATAGACAAAATTGACGTAAAAAAAAGGAAAACCAATACCCTATTAAGTTGTACAAAATTGTAATTTACTACTCTTCACAATTGGATAAAACCCAAAAATTCCGCATCAAAAATCAAAGTATAAGACCATATGGAACATCCCATTGTACCTACTTGTTTTAATATGGTATTATGTGGTCTTACCACAAAATATTTACTCTAATTTACTGTATATTAAATAATTATATACATATATTTAAATATAAATATAGGTGCATATTCAAATATATTTATAGGTACATATGTCCCTAAATCTACATTCATATTCCAAGATATGAATGGAACGGTATAATAATAATATATGTATTATGGAAACAAAAATAATTAGTATCGTAGGTGAAAAAGGGGGGATCGGAAAAACAACTTTAAACCTAATCCTTGCCTCCAATCTTCATTATGCAAAAGGGAAAAAGGTGGTGCTCCTTGACGGGGACAATCCACAGTATTCAATCTATAAAAAAAGACAGCGTGAACTTAATCTTTTGGAGGCTTCAGAAATCAAGGAATTAGAGCTTTACCCCATCGAACGGGTAACAGTGGAATCTCTCCAAGAAACTATTATGAAATATTACGGTCTAATAGATTACATCATTCTAGATCTACCGGGAAGTCTCAACATAGAAATGGTAAGGGGTCTTTTATATGTCGAGCATATTTTCATCCCCTTTAGCCACGACGAACTGGAGATAGACAGCACCTCTAATTTCTATTTTACCTTAAAGAACAACTTTCTGGACAATGAGGAGCGCGTACTCAAAAGTGTCAACTTATTTTTCAACAAATATAAATTGGTAAGAAAAAACAAGTTTTCACTACTCCGCCAACAATTCGAACAAGCCGGTATCCCCATGATGCAAAGTGTGGTCAAGGACAGGACTATTTACAAGGAACAATATCGGAACACGCTCTACCCTATTCCAGAAAACAAGGAAGACGGCGAGTTGGATATCAAAAGATTCTTCGAAGAAGTAGAACAGTTATCAAATTAATAAACTAGATTTCAATGGGAAAACAGAAAAAAATCACCACTCTTGATCTGCTCCAACAAATGGCTAACAAGAACCAGGAGACAACAAGCACCCTAGAACAGCTCAAACTAGATCGTTTGAGTCAAAAACAACAAACCACTTCCGTAAACGTTAGAAAGGAAGATGCTATCAACAAGTGGGAGGAAAATCAGAAACCTAAGGAAGAGGGTCATTCTGGAAATAATCTTAATATCGGAAAACAATTGGATGTGTTATTGCAAATCGATAAATTGAAAAATAAAAAGGAAACCTTTTTTATGACCATCAACAGCGATTGTGCAATCAAATACGAAAAACTGGCAATGGGTATCTCCTATAAAATGGGCGTCAAGACCTCGAGGAACGATTTGATACGAAAGGTATTACTCGATTTTACGAACAAGAATTACGAAAAATTGATTGCGCTCATTGAGCAAAAATAAAACTGAATGTTGAGCACTTACTGGTACATATTGTTCGGGCTTGCCCTTGTTTGGTACGGGTATGTCATATGGGTGCTACTATCCAAAAAAAGTACAAAATCAAAAAAACATTCTAAAAAACTTGATTATTTGCGTTTAAATACTAAATTTGTATATAAATCAAATGATGGTAAAGCCGATTTAGACGCTGTACTCAACCAGATAACCGAAGTGGAAGACACTTCAAAACTTTTGGAAGCTTTTAGAGAGGGTTCATTTGAAGATAATTCAAATTCCTTAACTCGCAAAAAGCATGAGAAACTCAAAGTCATCCGCAACGAGGATACGGCCGATAAGATACCGCCGAAATCCGAAACTTGAACCCTTCCTTCTTTTTTTGATTCTGGTATCCATATCCCTGTGCTCCTATGGTCAATTCGACCAATTGCTTGAGGAAGCCCAAAATTTCAAGAACGATTCGAAGAGCCTTTCCAGAGAAATTGTAGATATAATTAAGGTTATTGCAGGTGTGGCCATTGCCATAACAGGTCTGACCTATCTCTATATTCGGGATCAGCAGACGGACCTGGCCAATAAATTGGGTAAGATTATTATTGGCATCGCCATATTTTTTGCGTTGATAGCCATAGGTGAGGAAATTGCTAACATTTAAATTTCCCGTACTATGGAAAATTGCCACATTCCTATAAAGAAAGGGCTGCAAAAAGAGGTGTATTACAAAGGCCTCAATGCAAAGTACATTTTTTACTGCATTTACCTTGGTACAGCAGCAATCATAATCGGCCTTGTCCTATCCGTATTCATATCCATGTTCTTGGCCATGCTGATTACTGGCATAGCAATAGTCATCGTATTCTTGATCCTGCTGTTTTACTCTAGGACCTACGGCGCCAATGGTTTCATAAAAAAACTGGCCGATGCTTCCAAACCCGATTCCATCAAAATAACCAATGACTTCAAAAATCTATTGCTATGGGAAAACAGGTAACACTTTGGGATGCATTCCCCATTTACGGATACGAGAGGAAGGCCTTAATATCAAAGGAAAAGGGATGTTTGACCATTCCATTACAACTTATCCTCCCAGAGGTGTTCACCTTGGATGCTAGAGATTATGAAATCCTCCATGAACTTTTTTTGAACATCATAAATATATTAGGACCAAATAGACTCTTACATAGGCAAGATTTCTTCCTCCAGGAAAACTATACCCCAATTTCAGAAAGATTGCAGGGCGATATGATGGAAAGGGCGAATGAAAAACATTTTATGAGTCGCCCCTATTTAGTTGGAACTCATTATTTATACATCAGTGTGGTCCCAGAAAATTATATCAACTACAGTTCCAAACGGGTGAACTCCTTTTTGGACAAAACCCGAAGTTTTTATTTGACCCAAACCATTCCAGAAGAATTTATTCATAGTAGTATACTATCAGATTTTGAAGGTCAGGTACAGAACGTGAACAATCTGATCAATTCTTCCGGGCTTATAGAATCTACTATTCTAGATTACGACGACTTGTTTTCCCAAAATGGGCTCTATGCCAAATACTTTGGCCTTACGGAAAACAATGCAAATTTGGTGGATGTTGATTTTGACAATAATACCATTCATATTGGAAACAAACAAGGACAGTTTTTTACTCTGGAAAACCTAGACCAGTTTAGTAAGGATCATATCAGCACTCATGAGTTATATGGAAAATTCACTACCCGACAAAACCGGTTTCCAATAGGCAATCTCTTTTCATTAGGTTTCAAGGTCCCTCATGAACATATTATCAATCAATACATCTACATTCCTAATCAAGAAAAAGTCCTATTAGGATTGCGGAACAAAGCCAAAAGCTTTCAACGTTTCGGTAGTGGTAAAAAGGATGACAGCAATGCCATCTATGCGGATCAGATCTATGATTATACCAAAGATATACTAGAAAATCATAAGGAAACTGTTTTTTACCATCTCAATGTTTTTGGTTTTGAGGAAACATGGAATCGGCAAAGGCAAATGGAAAACTCCATTACTGGCGCATTCAAAAAACTAAAGATAAATGCGAAGCAAAACACCATAGACCGAAAGAACCTATTCTTTGCTGGGGTAGCCGGAAACGCCATTGGAATATCTTCTGATATGTATATGCCTGTGCCAAGTGATATGGCTTCGGCCCTACTCTATTTTGAGGGTGGTTATAAGGATGCTACCAGGGCCGTTGATGGGTTGAAATTGGTGGACCGTGTTTCTGGCCAACCAATTTCAGTTTCTGTGTACAGGGAACCGGAAAAAAAAGATTGGATATTCAATCGGGGAATGCTGGTCGCCTCTGGATCAGGCGGTGGTAAATCTTATCTGGCCAATCATTATTTTGCTTCCGAACTAAGGCAGGGTGCAGAAGTCGTAATTATGGAGGATGGCAACTCATACGATCGACTTACTGAGTTATTTGGTGGAGTCACCCTGCAACACCACGATGAAAACCCGTTTACCTTCAATCCTTTTCTATTGGACAAACATGATTCTCAAGAAAGCTACATCAAACTCAAAACTTTAACGGAAGGCAAGCTGATTTACCTTGTAACCCTTCTAAAATTGATTATTGGGCACGATGGAAATATAGGCAGATTGGAAATAACAAATACTGTTCTAGAATTTTTGGTAACCGACTATTACCAATGGATGTGGAATAACGGAAACAACAATTTTAAGTTCGACACTTTTTTCGAATACTGTAAATGTCACATTGTAACATATATTAAAACTAAAAGAATCCCAAAGGAAAAGTTCGATCCCAATGTATTTATGTTCCTGCTGGAGAAATACTATGCCAATGGTTCAAGAGGAAACTTACTGAACAAACTAGACGACCGGATTTCCAGTTTAAGCGATGAGAAGATTATTTATTTCAAATTAGGTAAACTGATTGACAACGAGCTGCTTTTTCCTATTACCGCTCTAATGATTATGGAAATCTTCAACAAAAAGATGCACGACCCCTCAAAATTATCCATAAATAAAATATTGGCGGTGGATGAAGCCTGGAAAGCTCTGGTTAAACCAGAATTGGTACATTACTTTAACAGCCAGTCCAGGATGGCTCGAAAGATGGGTGGCCAACCGATCTTTATTTCCCAAAAAGTTGATGATTTCATCTCTTCTGAAATCATCAAAAATGCCATAGTCGTCAATTCACATATAAAGGTGTTTTTGGATATGCGTGACTTTGTACAATCCTTTGATAAAATACAGTCCCTAATGGGATTAGGTGAAAAACAGAAACAACTCATTCTGTCTCTCAATAAAGATCTACCAAAAGACAGGAAATTTCGCGAGGTCGCATTTTGTTGGATGGACAAGGTAAAGGTGTATGGCGTAGAAACCTCTTTGGAAGAAAAATGCATCTATGAGACCAACCCCATTGAGAGTGAAAAGATCAAACGACTACACGATAGAAATCATAAAAACTGGGAATTAACAGCAAAGGCGTACGCTTTTGACAATACTCCAAAAAACTAAATAGAAAATGAAACTAACTCCTATAATTCTAAGTCTATTGGTACCCTTGGGACTCTTTGCCCAGATTCCAGTTACAGATGTTGCCACCAATGCAAGCGTTGGTGTGGTAAACAGTCAGCTTATAAACATCAACGTTCAACTAAAAGCAGTAAATAATAGCCTGTCTCATCTCATCAAATTAATGGAGAAAAATAATAATGATACTTCAAAGTCTAGAAAAATTCTAAAGGAGGAGCTTGAAGCCAAGAAACAGGCTCCAAAGTATGTGACCCTATCGACGGATGTAAATTTGACCATGGACTTAAAATCTAAAATTATCGAAGCGTATCGAACCTCCAAACAAACCGTCCAAGTATTGGAATACTTAGATAGAAAGGAAACCAATGATTTTATTGGCCATGCGGTCAATGCTATTTTGGATACTAAAAATTTATATAAACAATGTAATGATATTCTAAATACTAAAGCCATCATTTTACCAGAAGAACGATTAAAAAAGGTCAATGACATCAACCGTCAACTGGAAACCATTTTAGACAATCTGATAGCCTATAATCATAAACTTTTTCAAATCAATTCCCTACGAAAAGCACGAGGCACATTAATCAATATGAATAAAGACTAATCTTGCTATGAATAATACAGACAAAGGAATACGGGAAACGGTCAATGAACTTTTTGACCAATACATTTTAGATGCCTACGAAGTGGTAGACCCTATGATAGAAATCGGTCAAGTTTTCGCGTGCATAGGTATTTGTTTAGTGGGTCTTCTTGTTTTTCTGAACAAGGATAAGCGAGCTGATATTTTCGAACATCTCAGATGGGTTCCATTGGCTTTTGTCCTATTTAATTATCGAGCACTAACTAGGACGATTCTTGAGTTCTACCAAGGAATTGGAATGTCGCTAAGGGCAAACGATATTTCATGGGATGTTCTCCATATCAAAATACTTGTGGCCCAGACGAAATCTATGGTAGATTATGGTGTATCCTACCTGCTTCTACAAGGTGATCCAGAGGCTTTACAAGCCCTCATTCTCGGTGCTATTACTTCTGGGGTTACAGCAATTGCATCTGTCATATCCGCAGTCGTATTCGTGGGAATAAAAGCGATGTCTGTAATCTATTTGTTCGTGCTGATAATATTCGGGCCATTAAATATAGGATTGTCATTCATTCCTATATTTTCCGGAATGTGGAAGGCATGGCTACAAAAATTCATGAGTGTCTGCCTATGGATTCCTATGCTCTATCTCATAGATAACTTTATGCTCCACGTGTTGGATAAATTAATAGACTCATTACTGTCTGAAGGAGATGCGAATCTAGGTTTAGTGCTCACTAGCGGTTTGTTGATGCTGATGAACGTCTTTGTTTATCTAAAAGCTCCGACGTTAGCCAATTTCATTGTACAGGGAATGAACGTCAGTGCCAATCAATTAAAAGAGCAGACCAAACACTATGTCAAAAAAGCAGCACAAACAACGGTTGATGCAAAGACTGGAGGAGCTACAAAAGGGGTAAGAACCTTAATACAATAATCGGTTTAACGATGAAATTTGATTTTAAACGATAGCAAATAACCAGATGGACGGTAATTATAAGATTTTCAACGATTTAAGTAAGATTGGTAGCAGAAGTAATAAGGTGCTATATGTATCTTTAATTCTCACGTTCGTATCCACTGTCCTCAATATCTTTTATACCTACAAAACGAACGAGAGCGCTAAAAACAATTTCTATCTGCTCGATAACGGCCAAAAGCTGGCTGCCGTCAGGATCAAAGACTACAGGCGAGCGGTAGACATTTTATGTGAAGGACATATTGTTAATTTCCATGAACTGTTTTTTGCGTTGGAACCTGATTTACGCCATATCAAAAGAAATATTGAAGGTAAGGCGCTATATATGGCCGATCACTCGGTACAACGGCTGTATAATCGATTAATCGATCAAAACTATTACGAGGATATCGCTAAAAGTGGCTATTCCATCGAAATAGAAAAAGATTCGATTTTTGTGGATTATTCCGAATATCCATTTCCGTTTCGATTCTTTGGAAAGCAAAGAATATTAAAGAGTGGAAATGCGGAATATCGAAACATGATTACGAAAGGGTACTTGGTTGAGACCAGCTCTACTCCAAATAATCTGAATGGATTAAAAATTATAAAGTTTGACGTTCTGCACAATCAAGATTTATAATAACCAACCGATGAACTACAAAATTGAAAAATTTAATCTCTGGATAAAACGACATAGGCTGTTTGCATTCTCTGCCCCTATTATCCTATTATTGGCTGTGTTCTTTGTGATGACTAGTACCAGTACAATGAGTATAGACAAACAATACAGTATTCCAGAAGATGCGTACAACAATACTTTGCCGGATCACAACAAACAACTCGATGTTGCTAAACCTAACGATATCTATAAGAAGTCCCTCAAAGATTCACTAGATCAATTGCGGTCAAAAGGCCTCTTCAAAAGCATATTAGAAACAACAAAGGAAAATGATTCACTAGAACGTATTTTGGAGGAACTCAATAACTTTTCTTTGAGCGAAAAGGAAAACAATGACACTACAAGAACCAAAACTATATCATATTCCGAGTCCAATAATTCCAAAACCACAGCGACTCAAGAAAAACTAGAATATAGAAACTTATTGATACAGGCAAGGGATCAACGTCAAGCCCGCAGTCAGGATTACTCCGCACCTTACACGGAACCTTCAACTACCACCAACAGCGACCCAATATCATTTGATGCAGCTATTTACCGTGATCAGTTTATCTTACCAGGTAACAGGGTCACCCTGATCTTGAAAGATGATATCCACTTTAAGGGTAGACGGTTCTCAAAGAATACATTTGTTTTTGCCACCGCCAACGTACAGGGATCAAGGGTATTGTTAGAGATAACCAATATAGATAATACAGCAATGGCTTTGACCGCAATCGATCAGGAAGATGGCATGATCGGACTGCATAATGAGCGTGCAGGACAATTATTGCAGGAGTTCAAAGCCGACATTCAACAACAAGGTGTAAAGGAATTATCGGAAGCTGTCGGAGAAGCTATAGAAATACCATTGGCACAAAATCTACTGCGTTCATTTGGAAACTTTTTCCATAAGAAAAAATACAAACAGAGAGACAAGATTCTTTTGGTAAATGGAGACCGTGTATTTCTAACACAAAAAAAACCATAATAATTATGAAGGCACTATTACTCCTATCGGCCATATTAACTGTGTACTCATTGAGTGGCCAAACATTCAGTGATACGTTGCAGATATCAAAGGATTTTAAGACGATTCTGATATTTCCTGAAAACATTTCGGAAAGCAGTATTGGCAACGATTTTGGTTTTATTGTGGACTTACCAAAACCGGAAGGGGGCAAATATAGTGGCAGGATACTGAAATTGTATTACGATGAACTCGCCGTCGAAAATGAAAATGTAACCAACTATTTGGTCATTACCGATTCTGGAAACGTGTACGATTTCATATTAGAACTAGTTGCGGTTCCCCAAAAAACGACCTGGTATATCACTCAGGAAATGGCCGTTGCCAACATTGGGGGTAAACCAATGGATAAAAGTAATGAAGATGTACTTCAGAAAATCAGAACTGAGGAACAGTATAATAAAATCACAAAAAAAGACTCCATATCCTACGCAAGTAGACTTTCTAAAACAAAAACTGATGTATCCAAAGATAGCGCCACCAAAGAGCTGTACCAATCCGACCCCTTCGAATATTATCGACTTCGGTGTTATTACATGCAATTTGACAAGGCTAAAATCAGTCGTTATTTCTCTAGGTTGGACAATGTTTTCTTGTGGTTAAAAGGTGTTTATTATAATGAGGACGAGCTTTATTTTCAGTATCGGATAGAAAACAAAGAAGGCCTTGATATGGACATCAATTTCATAAAGCATCAAATTGCAACCAACTATAAAAATAGTAGTAGTAATCAAAAGATGGAACTGAATCCAGTTTTTGTATACAAACAACCTAAAACCGTCGCAGGAAAAAGTGAGAACCATTTCGTAGTGGTTTTTAAAAAATTTGCTCTGGATGAGAAAAAAGAGGTCGTAGTGGAATTGGATGAGGAATCTGGCAATCGCAATTTCTCATTAAGCATAGGCCATGAAATTATTAATAACCCCATACACTTTTAAAAATGAGGAACACTATAACAATTTTAGCTCTTTTTATTACCTCATTGGGAAACTCACAAAGTAACAATTACGCTTCGTCGGTTGGTCTAAGCGGGGGTTATGCCGAGGATGGTTACGGTATAATGGCCACGCTCAATTACCATGTGAACCGAGATCGATATGTACAATTGAGCATTTTTGCTGCCATTGCTGAGGATAAGGGTTCGTTCGATATTCCTTATAACATATTCACTGTACAGCCTGGATACTTCCTGAAAATTTGGGAGCAAAAAAATTTTAAACGGTATGCAGTAAATATTGGTGGTGGTGGTGTTTTCGGATACGAAATTATCAATAACGGAAATAATATTTTAACCAATGGCGCAATTTTAGATGCCAAAAGCAAATTTATATATGGATTATTTCTAGGCATAGAAGGGGAGATAACATTAAGCAATGATTTTTCCCTATTGATAAAGGCCAACGAATATTATCATAGTAACAGCGATGTAGGTCAGTTCTATCCCTATGCTGGAATAGGGCTAAGGTATTTTATATTTTAAATCATTTGAAAATGAAAAATTTAAATAATCGAACATTATATCCCATAGCTACAGTGTTTTTTATATTCATCCTAATTTTCGCATGTAGCAAGGAATTTGAAGATATTATTCTGGATAGTTTTGAGTTCAGCTTTACAGGGGAACATAATGAGGAAAGCTTTATTTTTGAAAATAACCGTACATCATTCACTTTAACTCCCGAGAAGGAAATAACTACTGTAGACTATTTTGTAAAATATTCACCGAGCAATATCAAAGGCTACTTTCTGTCCATGGAAGGCGATACTATCAGAGCCAATGACACGTTGCAAGTAAAAGATCGACATTGGAACTACAATTATGTCGCTATTGATACCGGGCAGCATAAAATAAGGTTTATGGCGTGGGATTCGAACGCCAACAAAAAGGAACTTGTACTAGTATACAATGCCAAATACGCCAGTTTTAGCTTTTTGCTCAACAAAGGGTTGAATGAGTTTATCATTAATTCTAAAAATCCAGTTAATGTCACACTGTTACGGGACAAGGAAACGGAAGATCCAAACAATAAAAGCGAATTTGAAATTACCTATCAAATAGAAAATGGAACGGGAAAACTGTATTTGGGAGATAAAATTTTTGATGCCGGAAAACCATTTTCTTTGCCTAAAGGAATTTCTGAACTAAGTTATCTTCCGGAAACCTTGGGAATACATAAACTAATTATCACGGCCAAAGCTCCCGATGGCGCTAAATTAACCGAAGAATTATTACTCTCAGTGTTGAATCTTAATTTTACGATAAATACAACGGCAGCTTCTTCACAGGTAGAACTCGACACAAATTTAGCGATTGCGATAGACCTTAAAACCCAAGATGAGGAATCTGACGTTGAATACGAAATCACACATTCCTTTTCTTCTACAAGCATTGGAGGTGGCACCGTTCGAGATCAAAATGGTGGAGTCATGGAACCTGGGCAATATAGAAATATTATTCCCAATTCTTATAATTATACCTTTACCAGTACCGACTTGGGAAAACGAAAAATATATTTTACAATTCGTGATTCCAATGCACAAACTAAAAGGGATAGTGTTGAAATTGAAGTCGCCAATATTCCTTTTACCTTTTCAGGAAATTCAGAAAGTAATTCAGTGTATATTCAGGAGCGGACCCAATTCAATTTCAACATAAAATCAAATGGAAACACTGAAAATATAACATATAAAATTTCGTTCCAGATTTTAGAAGGGAATGGAAGGATAACTGGGGTAAATGGTAATGTTTTGCAGAACTCTAAGGAGTATGGTGTTGAACTGGGTAATTTTTCATTGTTCTATTTTCCAGAGAGCTTAGGCTCTCACCTGGTTTCATTTTTAGTAACCGACAATTATGGTCAAGAGATTGGGCCTGTCTTAATAGATTTGGAAACCAAACAGAACGATTTCACGGTCAATATTACTCCTTCTAAAACTTCCGAATTTGTCAATATTCCCGTAAATACTATTATCGATATCAATGAAATACCTGAAGGAACTAACGATACCTATGAAGCATTTTATTCGTCAGGGAAAAATAGTTCGCTGCGTGTAAACGGAACTGAATATGGTCCAGGAGAAAAATTCCAGTTAAGTCCGAATAACAACAATGTCGTTTATTTAGGATCCGAAGCAGGGCAACACAACATTGTTTTTAGTGTGGAATCAAGTGCAAATATCACCCATACTGCCAGCACCACCATCGGTTACAATCAAATCGATTTTCTATTTACAGGAGGAAGTCAAAAATCGGATATTTCAGTTGGGGAAATTACATCGCTAAACTTCAATATTTCCGAAAGTGTAGGTTCTTCCGATTATACGATGCGATACAGTATGAATGGCAATGCACTAATCAAAAATGAAAATGGAATCGAAGTTAGTGCGGGTAATATCTATGATGTTCCAAAAGGAAATTTCAATTGGAGTTTAGAGGGAACGGACGAAAGTAATATCAAATTTACCTTCTATGTCCAGAACGATACAGGACTGGAGAAAACGGTTGTTATTTCAGTTAATGTTGCTCCCAAAAACTATAATTTCACAGCGAATGCCACACAATCACAGGCTTATACAGGAGAAATCGTCGATACTAATTTCAATATTACAGAATTAGGCATTGGTGGCGATACCTATGTAATGTATTTTTCATCAGGAAGCAATAACGGTAGCTTTGAATACCAAGGCAATTCCTATGCGGCAGGAAAAAGTTTTAACGTTCCTGTTGGCTCCTTCCAAGGAAGGTATACTGGAATATCTGAATCCAACCATAATATTGAATTTACGGTCAGATCATCTTCTGAAGTCGAAAAAACAGCAAATGTCAATATCGATTTTGAAAAGTATGAAGAATTTTTTGATCTTACGGTCAGCCAATCGTCTCAAGACAAATTTGAGGATCAACCCTTTCTATTGAATGTGGTTACAAATTCCACTTCTGGACACGATCCATCTGTTCGGTACGAAATGACTTTTGAATTTGCCAGTATGAATGGTGGTTATATAATCCATCGGGAAAGGATATATAGGGAGGGGGAGGTTATCCCCGTGGAATACGGATCTGTTGCAATGCAGTTTTATCCCCAAATCGACGATAGTTTTACCATTAATTTTCGTGCCGAAAATTCAACTGGCATATCACAAACGACCAGTGAATCGATAATAATGTTTAAGAAGCCGACTGTAGCTGTTAAGGGTGAGAAACACAATATAAGTTGTGGAGGTCTTAATGGTTGTGATTATGTAGTACGGATATACACCTGCTTTGCTGCCAATTGTTCCGAAGCTTATAATGGTGCAACGATACAGCAAGTAGAGGTTCGTATTTACAACAGAGAAGCTAGAAGGTGGGATACAATGCTGTTCAATTACAATGATGCAAAGGGAGGCGGTGTTGAACGCTATTTTGAGCTAGAAGAAGAGCCAAAGGAGAGTAAACTAAGATATCAAGACCAACCTTATCAAGTTAGGGTTATAGATTCTAATGGACAATGGAGTGAAAAGGCTACAGGAAATATCATACGAATTTAAGTTTTTTTCTTGTTGCTAACTTTTCTTAAATGTGATTGTCACTATAACATTCTCATTCCCCAAAGTATCGTTTGTTTCAACTATCATCTTACTCCTAGTAAGATCAATGATTCGCATCTCATTTCTAATGACAAATCGAATAATCGAATTATCTATTAGCTCATAACTATCTTCTTCAATAGTTGAAAAAGGGTCTTGATCATCACATGACAACCCATTTTCGTTGATAGCGTATCCTCCATTTTCCCCTACCCCCCTTTCAGTGAAAAAAGTAAGGTTGTCTTTTATGCATTGCCTAATTTCTTGGGTATTGAACAAGTCTATATTTACCGTTCCATCACCATTAATA
Encoded here:
- a CDS encoding DUF4133 domain-containing protein is translated as MENCHIPIKKGLQKEVYYKGLNAKYIFYCIYLGTAAIIIGLVLSVFISMFLAMLITGIAIVIVFLILLFYSRTYGANGFIKKLADASKPDSIKITNDFKNLLLWENR
- a CDS encoding ParA family protein — encoded protein: METKIISIVGEKGGIGKTTLNLILASNLHYAKGKKVVLLDGDNPQYSIYKKRQRELNLLEASEIKELELYPIERVTVESLQETIMKYYGLIDYIILDLPGSLNIEMVRGLLYVEHIFIPFSHDELEIDSTSNFYFTLKNNFLDNEERVLKSVNLFFNKYKLVRKNKFSLLRQQFEQAGIPMMQSVVKDRTIYKEQYRNTLYPIPENKEDGELDIKRFFEEVEQLSN
- the traM gene encoding conjugative transposon protein TraM → MNYKIEKFNLWIKRHRLFAFSAPIILLLAVFFVMTSTSTMSIDKQYSIPEDAYNNTLPDHNKQLDVAKPNDIYKKSLKDSLDQLRSKGLFKSILETTKENDSLERILEELNNFSLSEKENNDTTRTKTISYSESNNSKTTATQEKLEYRNLLIQARDQRQARSQDYSAPYTEPSTTTNSDPISFDAAIYRDQFILPGNRVTLILKDDIHFKGRRFSKNTFVFATANVQGSRVLLEITNIDNTAMALTAIDQEDGMIGLHNERAGQLLQEFKADIQQQGVKELSEAVGEAIEIPLAQNLLRSFGNFFHKKKYKQRDKILLVNGDRVFLTQKKP
- a CDS encoding type IV secretion system protein; translation: MNNTDKGIRETVNELFDQYILDAYEVVDPMIEIGQVFACIGICLVGLLVFLNKDKRADIFEHLRWVPLAFVLFNYRALTRTILEFYQGIGMSLRANDISWDVLHIKILVAQTKSMVDYGVSYLLLQGDPEALQALILGAITSGVTAIASVISAVVFVGIKAMSVIYLFVLIIFGPLNIGLSFIPIFSGMWKAWLQKFMSVCLWIPMLYLIDNFMLHVLDKLIDSLLSEGDANLGLVLTSGLLMLMNVFVYLKAPTLANFIVQGMNVSANQLKEQTKHYVKKAAQTTVDAKTGGATKGVRTLIQ
- a CDS encoding TraG family conjugative transposon ATPase; translated protein: MGKQVTLWDAFPIYGYERKALISKEKGCLTIPLQLILPEVFTLDARDYEILHELFLNIINILGPNRLLHRQDFFLQENYTPISERLQGDMMERANEKHFMSRPYLVGTHYLYISVVPENYINYSSKRVNSFLDKTRSFYLTQTIPEEFIHSSILSDFEGQVQNVNNLINSSGLIESTILDYDDLFSQNGLYAKYFGLTENNANLVDVDFDNNTIHIGNKQGQFFTLENLDQFSKDHISTHELYGKFTTRQNRFPIGNLFSLGFKVPHEHIINQYIYIPNQEKVLLGLRNKAKSFQRFGSGKKDDSNAIYADQIYDYTKDILENHKETVFYHLNVFGFEETWNRQRQMENSITGAFKKLKINAKQNTIDRKNLFFAGVAGNAIGISSDMYMPVPSDMASALLYFEGGYKDATRAVDGLKLVDRVSGQPISVSVYREPEKKDWIFNRGMLVASGSGGGKSYLANHYFASELRQGAEVVIMEDGNSYDRLTELFGGVTLQHHDENPFTFNPFLLDKHDSQESYIKLKTLTEGKLIYLVTLLKLIIGHDGNIGRLEITNTVLEFLVTDYYQWMWNNGNNNFKFDTFFEYCKCHIVTYIKTKRIPKEKFDPNVFMFLLEKYYANGSRGNLLNKLDDRISSLSDEKIIYFKLGKLIDNELLFPITALMIMEIFNKKMHDPSKLSINKILAVDEAWKALVKPELVHYFNSQSRMARKMGGQPIFISQKVDDFISSEIIKNAIVVNSHIKVFLDMRDFVQSFDKIQSLMGLGEKQKQLILSLNKDLPKDRKFREVAFCWMDKVKVYGVETSLEEKCIYETNPIESEKIKRLHDRNHKNWELTAKAYAFDNTPKN